Proteins encoded together in one Hevea brasiliensis isolate MT/VB/25A 57/8 chromosome 16, ASM3005281v1, whole genome shotgun sequence window:
- the LOC110668514 gene encoding ribosomal RNA small subunit methyltransferase, mitochondrial, protein MGNWGTQKIGILVCIKRRSPEKPGSIRANTVSPSHFVFSDWSSLFRVLALLYCQLRWKSFAFSMIVPLKNQLLSIPKSIRFYLIQSILHLNSLRELRTITVHPHARRRNSEDGKKIRNAENDMEGNLYLYKSKGQHLLTNPRVLDTIVRISQIKSTDTVLEIGPGTGNLTIRLLEVAKKVVAVEIDKRMVEILCKRVSEHGLHEKLDILCGDALKAKFPQFDLVVANIPYGISSPLVTKLVYGANPFRSLTLLLQKEFARRLLANPGDSEYNRLAVNVKLAAKVEFVMDVSKRDFLPCPKVDSSVVIIRPKAEIPSVNLDEWWAFTRTCFSNKNKTLAAIFKQKKKVMELIRLSKMRGFHGEYGITSRYYDFAAAEEEEEEEEEEETSHEQSCHPCSGSEKDLSSYKERINKVLKANGFESKRPSKLPNEELLNLLSLLNQAGIYFHGRTRPGNAENEALPAAVTGEF, encoded by the exons ATGGGAAATTGGGGAACCCAAAAAATTGGTATTTTAGTTTGCATAAAACGACGTAGTCCTGAAAAACCCGGTTCAATTCGTGCTAACACTGTATCGCCTTCTCACTTCGTGTTCTCAGACTGGTCTTCCTTGTTTCGTGTTCTTGCTTTACTTTATTGCCAGTTGCGTTGGAAAAGTTTTGCATTTTCGATGATTGTCCCGTTAAAAAATCAACTTCTTTCCATTCCAAAATCAATTCGATTCTACCTTATTCAATCCATTTTGCACCTAAATTCTCTTCGAGAACTTCGAACAATAACCGTTCATCCTCATGCTCGTAGAAGGAACAGTGAAGATGGCAAGAAAATTAGAAATGCGGAGAACGATATGGAAGGGAATTTGTATCTGTACAAAAGCAAAGGCCAACATCTCCTTACTAATCCACGAGTTCTGGATACAATTGTTCGTATATCTCAAATAAAGTCCACTGACACTGTCCTAGAGATCGGACCGGGCACGGGTAATCTTACTATCAGGCTTCTCGAGGTCGCCAAGAAGGTTGTTGCTGTTGAAATTGACAAGCGAATGGTGGAGATTCTTTGTAAACGGGTTTCTGAGCATGGCCTTCATGAAAAGCTTGAC ATTTTGTGCGGGGATGCATTAAAGGCCAAGTTTCCGCAGTTTGATCTCGTTGTGGCAAACATTCCGTATGGAATATCATCCCCTCTTGTGACTAAACTGGTGTATGGAGCTAACCCTTTTCGAAGTCTCACACTTCTGCTTCAGAAAGAGTTTGCTCGGCGATTATTAGCTAATCCTGGTGACTCGGAGTACAACAGATTGGCTGTAAATGTGAAGTTGGCTGCGAAAGTTGAGTTTGTGATGGATGTAAGCAAGCGGGATTTTCTTCCGTGTCCAAAGGTTGATTCTTCTGTGGTAATAATCCGCCCCAAAGCTGAAATCCCTAGCGTGAACCTTGATGAATGGTGGGCTTTCACAAGGACCTGCTTTAGCAATAAAAATAAGACCTTGGCAGCAATTTTTAAGCAGAAGAAAAAGGTCATGGAGCTAATTAGATTATCTAAGATGAGGGGCTTCCATGGTGAATATGGGATCACAAGCAGATACTATGATTTTGCTgctgctgaagaagaagaagaagaagaagaagaagaagaaacgagCCATGAACAAAGCTGCCATCCGTGTTCTGGCTCTGAAAAGGATTTGAGTTCTTACAAGGAGAGGATTAATAAAGTTCTAAAAGCTAATGGCTTTGAAAGTAAGAGACCTTCAAAACTGCCTAATGAGGAGTTACTGAATTTGCTTTCTTTGCTTAATCAGGCTGGAATATATTTTCATGGCCGAACAAGGCCAGGGAATGCTGAAAATGAAGCACTTCCTGCTGCTGTAACGGGAGAATTTTAA
- the LOC110668517 gene encoding ADP-ribosylation factor-like protein 2 isoform X1, translated as MGLLSIIRKIKRKEKEMRILMVGLDNSGKTTIVLKINGEDTSVISPTLGFNIKTITYQNARASNLLFGRYTLNIWDVGGQRTIRSYWRNYFEQTDGLVWVVDSLDLRRLDDCKMELDNLLKEERLSGASLLILANKQDLKGALTPEEIAKVLNLENMDKTRHWKIMGCSAYTGEGLLEGFDWLVQDIASRIYVLD; from the exons ATGGGGCTCCTCAGCATCATCCGAAAAATCAAGAGAAAAGAGAAGGAAATGCGTATATTGATGGT GGGCCTTGATAATTCTGGAAAGACAACAATTGTTTTGAAGATAAACGGGGAAGATACTAGTGTTATCAGTCCTACACTTGGTTTTAATATCAAAACCatcacttaccaaaa TGCAAGAGCCTCAAACTTGTTATTTGGCAGGTATACCTTAAATATATGGGATGTTGGGGGCCAAAGAACTATAAGATCTTATTGGAGGAACTACTTTGAGCAAACTGACGGCTTAGTTTGGGTAGTTGACAGTTTGGATCTTCGAAGGTTGGATGATTGCAAAATGGAACTTGATAATCTTTTGAAGGAAGAG AGGCTGTCTGGAGCATCTTtgctaatactagcaaataagcAAGACCTAAAAGGTGCTCTTACACCAGAGGAAATTGCTAAG GTGCTAAACCTGGAGAATATGGACAAAACCCGACATTGGAAAATCATGGGCTGTAGTGCATACACAGGGGAGGGACTGCTTGAGGGATTTGATTGGTTGGTTCAGGACATCGCCTCTCGAATCTACGTGCTTGACTGA
- the LOC110668518 gene encoding uncharacterized protein LOC110668518: MGFGALRSVSRSLSRTLLSRTSTSPTTSLFPPSPSPKLDFCFALRQSPWFQISSHFSVFSESNHFDGLTDSRFPKRRPQDKPRRKRASLRPPGPYAWVKHVPGQPIQPSNPNEGSVKRRNEKKRIKQHRAFIKSEAKKRKAQLQEAKRKKIIKRVERKMAAVARERAWAQRLAELQQLEEEKKKSMA; encoded by the exons ATGGGATTTGGAGCTCTAAGAAGCGTAAGTCGTTCGCTCTCAAGAACCCTATTATCCCGTACCTCCACTTCCCCTACAACATCTCTTTTTCCACCTTCTCCATCTCCAAAACTCGACTTCTGTTTCGCCCTCCGTCAGTCTCCATGGTTCCAGATTTCGAGTCATTTCAGCGTCTTCTCTGAGTCGAACCATTTCGATGGATTAACTGACTCTCGCTTTCCAAAGCGAAGACCTCAGGATAAGCCTCGTCGAAAAAGGGCCAGCTTGAGACCTCCTG GGCCGTATGCTTGGGTTAAGCATGTACCAGGCCAACCTATTCAACCCAGTAATCCTAATGAAGGAAGTGTCAAGAGAAGGAATGAGAAGAAGCGCATAAAGCAACACAGGGCCTTTATAAAG TCGGAGGCAAAGAAGCGGAAAGCTCAGTTACAGGAGgctaaaagaaagaaaattatcaAGAGAGTAGAGCGTAAGATGGCTGCAGTGGCAAGGGAGAGAGCATGGGCCCAAAGACTGGCAGAGCTGCAGCAGCTAGAGGAAGAGAAGAAAAAATCAATggcgtag
- the LOC110668517 gene encoding ADP-ribosylation factor-like protein 2 isoform X3: MRILMVGLDNSGKTTIVLKINGEDTSVISPTLGFNIKTITYQNARASNLLFGRYTLNIWDVGGQRTIRSYWRNYFEQTDGLVWVVDSLDLRRLDDCKMELDNLLKEERLSGASLLILANKQDLKGALTPEEIAKVLNLENMDKTRHWKIMGCSAYTGEGLLEGFDWLVQDIASRIYVLD, encoded by the exons ATGCGTATATTGATGGT GGGCCTTGATAATTCTGGAAAGACAACAATTGTTTTGAAGATAAACGGGGAAGATACTAGTGTTATCAGTCCTACACTTGGTTTTAATATCAAAACCatcacttaccaaaa TGCAAGAGCCTCAAACTTGTTATTTGGCAGGTATACCTTAAATATATGGGATGTTGGGGGCCAAAGAACTATAAGATCTTATTGGAGGAACTACTTTGAGCAAACTGACGGCTTAGTTTGGGTAGTTGACAGTTTGGATCTTCGAAGGTTGGATGATTGCAAAATGGAACTTGATAATCTTTTGAAGGAAGAG AGGCTGTCTGGAGCATCTTtgctaatactagcaaataagcAAGACCTAAAAGGTGCTCTTACACCAGAGGAAATTGCTAAG GTGCTAAACCTGGAGAATATGGACAAAACCCGACATTGGAAAATCATGGGCTGTAGTGCATACACAGGGGAGGGACTGCTTGAGGGATTTGATTGGTTGGTTCAGGACATCGCCTCTCGAATCTACGTGCTTGACTGA
- the LOC110668517 gene encoding ADP-ribosylation factor-like protein 2 isoform X2 — MGLLSIIRKIKRKEKEMRILMVGLDNSGKTTIVLKINGEDTSVISPTLGFNIKTITYQKYTLNIWDVGGQRTIRSYWRNYFEQTDGLVWVVDSLDLRRLDDCKMELDNLLKEERLSGASLLILANKQDLKGALTPEEIAKVLNLENMDKTRHWKIMGCSAYTGEGLLEGFDWLVQDIASRIYVLD, encoded by the exons ATGGGGCTCCTCAGCATCATCCGAAAAATCAAGAGAAAAGAGAAGGAAATGCGTATATTGATGGT GGGCCTTGATAATTCTGGAAAGACAACAATTGTTTTGAAGATAAACGGGGAAGATACTAGTGTTATCAGTCCTACACTTGGTTTTAATATCAAAACCatcacttaccaaaa GTATACCTTAAATATATGGGATGTTGGGGGCCAAAGAACTATAAGATCTTATTGGAGGAACTACTTTGAGCAAACTGACGGCTTAGTTTGGGTAGTTGACAGTTTGGATCTTCGAAGGTTGGATGATTGCAAAATGGAACTTGATAATCTTTTGAAGGAAGAG AGGCTGTCTGGAGCATCTTtgctaatactagcaaataagcAAGACCTAAAAGGTGCTCTTACACCAGAGGAAATTGCTAAG GTGCTAAACCTGGAGAATATGGACAAAACCCGACATTGGAAAATCATGGGCTGTAGTGCATACACAGGGGAGGGACTGCTTGAGGGATTTGATTGGTTGGTTCAGGACATCGCCTCTCGAATCTACGTGCTTGACTGA